From Chryseobacterium gallinarum, one genomic window encodes:
- a CDS encoding leucine-rich repeat domain-containing protein, with protein MNQQIKRTAESFGIYYDSFYYETNSSGEVIELELYEPEYNRLTDEDRANHLRFATTFDKLESLEISFYDYEITDLSFLSGLKKLKYLSIDCNSQFFDLSGFLHLTELEMLHIQGSKLESIAGIELFHKLEYLSLGYSKIKDISLLAKLSATLKGIYLSDNQITDISCFALLHQLEYFHVSKNYISEIPDLTDLTDLTEIMVDDNQISSLEGLSNLKKLTKLEASGNRLTNIDSLTNLPAIQELYLKNNLISDISCLSGLQTLVNLDISDNKIESLISVSSLKKLNFLSCNNNAIKDFDKTQLSSSIKFLYLNNCGIRDIRFLNRLAELNTLYLNDNHISEFSSFKNTGCLRYLSLENNNIAEPFSLNDYPNIHMVSLSGNTFGNKKFAVNPSDRSVGTIKELSAMSNHSTSDKVTHELDKGPSDFVFNKVRNEHHPFIKAVRIALLVFLIVMLIILVKAIGFGL; from the coding sequence GACAGGGCAAACCATCTGCGTTTTGCGACAACATTCGATAAACTTGAAAGCCTTGAAATTTCCTTTTACGATTATGAAATTACCGACCTTAGCTTCCTGTCCGGTCTAAAAAAACTTAAATACCTGTCGATAGATTGTAATTCGCAATTTTTTGACCTGAGCGGTTTCCTTCATCTGACGGAGCTTGAGATGCTTCATATCCAGGGATCAAAATTAGAGTCTATAGCAGGTATAGAATTATTTCATAAGCTTGAATATCTGAGTTTGGGATATAGTAAAATTAAAGATATCAGCCTGCTTGCAAAATTATCAGCTACTTTAAAGGGAATTTATTTAAGTGATAATCAGATTACAGATATATCATGTTTTGCTTTGTTACATCAACTTGAATATTTTCATGTATCCAAGAATTATATTTCCGAAATCCCTGATCTGACCGATTTAACTGATCTGACTGAAATAATGGTAGATGATAATCAGATCAGTTCCCTTGAAGGTTTGAGTAATTTGAAAAAGCTTACAAAACTTGAAGCAAGTGGTAACAGACTTACTAATATTGATTCGCTTACCAATCTTCCCGCAATTCAGGAGCTTTATTTGAAAAACAATCTGATTTCTGATATTTCATGTCTTTCCGGCCTGCAGACACTTGTCAATCTTGATATTTCAGATAATAAAATTGAATCTTTAATTTCCGTAAGCAGCTTGAAAAAACTCAATTTTTTAAGCTGTAATAATAATGCAATTAAAGATTTTGACAAGACCCAACTAAGTTCCTCCATAAAGTTTTTATATCTGAATAATTGTGGCATACGTGACATTCGATTTTTGAACAGACTGGCAGAATTGAACACATTGTATTTAAATGATAACCATATATCAGAATTTTCATCTTTTAAAAATACAGGCTGCTTAAGGTATTTGTCTTTAGAGAATAATAATATTGCGGAACCATTCTCTCTTAATGATTATCCTAATATTCATATGGTTTCTCTTTCTGGTAATACATTTGGTAATAAAAAATTTGCTGTAAATCCGTCTGATAGATCTGTAGGAACAATCAAAGAGCTTTCAGCAATGAGTAATCATTCTACATCGGATAAGGTAACCCATGAACTTGATAAGGGACCTTCAGACTTTGTATTCAATAAAGTTAGGAATGAACATCACCCTTTTATAAAAGCTGTGAGAATAGCTCTTCTTGTTTTTCTCATCGTAATGCTGATAATCTTAGTCAAAGCAATTGGTTTTGGCTTATAA